The window GAATCCGCATTCGCGACACGCAGCAATACGGTAGCCGTTGAGTTCGAACATGATCTGGCAGCGATCCGACGTACAGAGCGGGCACGCCTCGGACATCTTGGCAATATACAGTGGTTCACACGACCGTCAACGTGCGGAACACGGCTTCTCGTGGGCCCGGCCGGGTCAGCCGGGATTCTCCGCTTCGTCGGGCGGCGCCGGGCCGATCGCCGCCGGCCGTCTCGCTTGGCGCGGTTCCTGCTTGAGCAGATAGATAGGCCGCCCCTTGACCTGCTCGAACACGCGAGCGAGGTACTCCCCGATCAGCCCAATGAACACGAGCTGGCAGCCGCCCAGGATCATCGTCACGCCGATCAGAGAGGAGTACCCGGGGACGAGCGCGTGGAGCAAGAAGCCCTTGATCAGAGTCCAGGCCAGATAGGCGAAACCCAGGACGGTAACCGTGAGGCCCACCCGAAGCGCAAGACGGAGCGGCTGGGCAGAAAAGGAGAACACGGCGTCGAGGGCGAGAGCGACCATCTTGACGGGGCCGTACTTCGTCCGTCCCGCGGCCCGTCGCGGAGCCTGGTACGCGACGAACGCCCTGCGAAAACCCGCCCAGGAGATAAGCCCCCGAACGAAGCGATGGCGCTCGGGCATGTCCCGCATCGACCCGGCGACCCGGCGCGAGATCAGGCAGAAATCCGCCGCTCCCTCGGGAACC is drawn from Acidobacteriota bacterium and contains these coding sequences:
- a CDS encoding glycosyltransferase family 2 protein, which codes for MHRHPEQTRPAEEAQSDQSGFISVVVPCYNESEVIGLFYGEIRPVLAALEHLDFELIFVDDGSSDSTLDQLNRIAEKDPAVRVYSLSRNFGHQIALTAGLDAAAGDAVITMDADLQHPPSLIPEMVRQWREGYDIVSAIRERTEGETWFKNLTSRGFYMLLNFLSSTKVPEGAADFCLISRRVAGSMRDMPERHRFVRGLISWAGFRRAFVAYQAPRRAAGRTKYGPVKMVALALDAVFSFSAQPLRLALRVGLTVTVLGFAYLAWTLIKGFLLHALVPGYSSLIGVTMILGGCQLVFIGLIGEYLARVFEQVKGRPIYLLKQEPRQARRPAAIGPAPPDEAENPG